The following coding sequences lie in one Glycine soja cultivar W05 chromosome 16, ASM419377v2, whole genome shotgun sequence genomic window:
- the LOC114389911 gene encoding F-box protein SKIP23-like, with amino-acid sequence MDVVRFHSVCGSCRSSIPPSLPNSPSFPMQIPHPSNHSIETLLNQATVYVIEPTDANGASNLEPLAISTKWRLIKVEESKNHNHNHNHPLTLLSPISDRKILYPHGSNSPMLWNLLDFRVTELCKSYTPNISSATVSKVVFFPNSPWIGVEDSVACCIFLDGKLGFMKHGDEKWNLVDNENFFYDDVIVFKGQFYVTDKWGTISWIDTSSLKLV; translated from the coding sequence ATGGATGTTGTAAGGTTTCACAGTGTTTGTGGGTCATGTCGATCTTCCATCCCTCCCTCTCTTCCAAATTCTCCTTCTTTCCCTATGCAAATTCCCCACCCATCGAACCATTCCATAGAAACCTTGCTCAACCAAGCCACAGTCTATGTTATTGAGCCAACTGATGCAAATGGAGCCTCTAATTTAGAGCCTTTGGCAATTTCAACCAAATGGAGGCTGATTAAGGTTGAGGAATCAAAGAATCACAATCACAATCACAATCACCCCTTGACTTTACTGAGTCCAATATCTGATCGCAAAATCTTGTACCCTCATGGCTCTAATTCCCCTATGTTGTGGAACTTGTTGGACTTTCGAGTCACTGAGTTGTGCAAATCATATACCCCCAATATCTCATCTGCCACTGTGAGCAAAGTTGTGTTCTTTCCCAATTCCCCTTGGATTGGTGTCGAAGATTCCGTGGCTTGTTGCATCTTTTTGGACGGCAAGTTGGGGTTCATGAAACATGGGGATGAGAAATGGAACCTTGTGGATAACGAGAACTTCTTCTACGATGATGTTATTGTGTTCAAGGGTCAGTTTTATGTGACTGATAAGTGGGGTACCATTTCATGGATTGATACCTCTTCTTTGAAATTGGTGTAG
- the LOC114390813 gene encoding conserved oligomeric Golgi complex subunit 8-like produces the protein MESATASSSESEMALPLPLASESQQPYVSELLSFTLDRLHKEPELLRVDADRIRRQMQEVAVGNYRSFIAAADALIAIRQEVSSIDNHLESLINEIPKLTSGCTEFIESAEQILEKRKMNQTMLTNHSTLLDLLEIPQLMDTCVRNGNYDEALDLEAFVGKLSTMHPKLPVIQALAAEVRLTTQSLLSQLLQKLRSNIQLPECLRIIGYLRRIGVFSEYGMRLLFLRCREAWLTGILEDLDQANPYEYLKGMINCHRMHLFDVVNQYRAIFADDTSGSEENYDGGLLFSWAMHQITSHLQTLKVMLPKITEGGSLSNILDQCMYCAMGLGWVGLDFRGLLPSLFEEAVLNLFSKNMSTAVENFQLVLDSHRWVPLPGVGFSAHTVGDENHEDVTPPSNLMEHPPLAVFINGVSAAMNDLRPCAPISLKHVLAQELIKGLWAVSDSLLLYNTTRVLRSNESGLFRSLCRAFIEVAYPHCATCFGRCYPGGATLVMDAKNVYDGISRLLETSSSRELPKPVNNEESKSVAENGELPKMENGETPDAKESEAVIGKDVNEEGPTLQIDQEDTNLEKSVE, from the exons ATGGAGTCGGCAACGGCATCATCATCGGAATCGGAGATGGCGCTTCCTCTTCCTCTGGCGTCGGAGTCACAACAACCCTACGTCTCCGAACTCCTCTCCTTTACGCTCGATCGCCTCCACAAGGAGCCCGAACTCCTCCGCGTCGACGCCGACCGCATTCGCCGCCAAATGCAGGAGGTCGCCGTCGGCAATTACCGATCCTTCATCGCCGCCGCCGACGCCTTAATCGCTATTCGCCAGGAAGTTTCTTCCATTGACAACCACCTTGAATCTCTG ATAAATGAGATCCCGAAGCTGACATCTGGATGCACTGAGTTCATAGAATCTGCTGAGCAGATTTTGGAGAAGAGGAAGATGAACCAAACAATGCTAACTAATCACAGTACTTTGCTTGACTTGCTAGAAATTCCTCAACTCATGGACAC ATGTGTACGGAACGGGAATTATGATGAAGCCCTAGATTTGGAAGCATTTGTTGGCAAACTTTCAACCATGCATCCAAA GTTGCCAGTTATTCAAGCGTTGGCTGCAGAAGTTAGGCTGACTACCCAATCACTTCTTTCTCAGCTTCTACAGAAACTTCGCTCAAATATTCAG TTACCAGAATGCCTTCGCATTATTGGATATTTACGGCGAATAGGAGTATTTAGTGAGTATGGAATGCGTTTGCTG TTCTTAAGATGCCGAGAGGCATGGCTTACTGGTATACTCGAGGATTTGGACCAGGCAAATCCATATGAGTACTTAAAAGGGATGATCAACTGTCACAGAATGCATCTTTTTGATGTTGTTAATCAATATCGAGCAATATTTGCGGATGACACATCAGGAAGTGAGGAAAATTATGACGGTGGGCTTCTTTTTAGTTGGGCAATGCACCAAATTACCTCACACCTACAAACTCTGAAAGTTATGCTTCCAAAGATAACTGAAGGTGGATCACTGTCAAATATTTTGGATCAGTGCATG TACTGTGCTATGGGACTTGGCTGGGTTGGACTGGATTTTCGAGGCTTGCTCCCATCACTTTTTGAAGA AGCTGTTCTCAACTTATTCTCCAAAAATATGAGTACTGCAGTAGAGAATTTTCAG TTGGTCTTGGATTCACATCGATGGGTTCCCCTGCCCGGAGTTGGCTTTTCTGCACATACTGTTGGTGAtgaaaatcatgaagatgtcACTCCACCCTCTAATTTGATGGAGCATCCACCTCTTGCTGTTTTTATTAATG GTGTATCTGCAGCAATGAATGACCTACGCCCATGTGCCCCAATAAGTCTAAAACATGTCCTTGCCCAAGAATTGATTAAGGGATTATGGGCTGTATCTGATTCATTGTTGCTGTACAATACAACTCGAGTTCTAAGATCTAACGAGTCAGGACTTTTCCGCTCACTCTGCCGGGCATTTATTGAG GTTGCTTATCCTCATTGTGCAACTTGTTTTGGGCGTTGCTATCCGGGTGGAGCAACTCTTGTTATGGATGCAAAGAATGTATATGATGGAATCAGCCGCCTATTAGAGACCTCCTCTTCAAGAGAACTCCCAAAACCAGTGAACAATGAAGAATCCAAGAGCGTAGCTGAGAATGGCGAACTGCCAAAAATGGAAAATGGAGAAACACCTGATGCCAAAGAATCTGAAGCCGTTATTGGCAAAGACGTGAACGAAGAAGGCCCTACTTTGCAGATAGATCAAGAAGACACTAATCTTGAAAAGTCGGTTGAATAA